In Thermoanaerobaculum aquaticum, the genomic stretch GGTGGCGGTGCTGGGGATTTACCTGGCCACGCGCTTTTACACCGGCGAGCAGGCTTTTGCCGTGCCCCGCAGCTTCGCAGAGCGTTTCCCCCGCCTGTACCAGCTGGTGGCCAACAAGTACTACGTGGATGAGCTTTATGGGGCCGCCATCGTCAAGCCCCTGGAGCGGACCTCGTACTTTGCCTGGAAGGGCATTGATACCGTGGCCATTGACGGCACGCTCAACGCTTTGGCGTTTTTTACGGAAATCACCGGTGATTTCCTGCGCTTTTTCCAGACCGGCAACGTTCGCAACTATGCCCTTTGGATTTTGGCGGGAGCAGCGGCCCTGGCCGCCTGGCTCGTGCTGTAGGGAGGTGCGTCCGTGGACTTCCTCACCCATCCGCTTTCCACCATGATCTTCCTCCCGGGGGTGGTTGGCCTCCTGCTGCTTTTGATGCCCTCCCGGGCGGTTTCGTTGCACCGGTGGGTTTCCCTGGTGGCTTCGCTGGTGACTTTGGTTTTGGCAGCCGTGGTCCTGGACCGCTTCGATCCCAACCAGGGCGGCTTTCAGCTCACCGAGTCCGCCAGTTGGCTTCCCAGCCTTGGCATTAGTTATCGCGTGGAGGTTGACGGCATCTCGTTGCTTTTGGTGCTGCTCACCGCCCTCTTGCAGCCTGTGGTTTTCCTCTCCTCCTGGGGTTCCATTAAGGACAAGGTGAAGGGCTACGTGGTGGCCATGCTGCTGTTGGAGACCGGTGTGCTTGGCGCCTTCCTCGCCACCGACATGTTCCTTTTCTACGTGTTCTGGGAGCTCATGCTCGTGCCCATGTACTTCATCATCGGCGTGTGGGGCGGGGAGAGGCGGATTTACGCGGCGGTCAAGTTTGTGCTCTTTACCCTGGCGGGAAGCCTCCTGATGCTGGTGGCCATCCTCTACATGGCCTTCCAGTACAAGGCCCAGTTTGGGGCGCTGTCCTTTGCCTACAGCGATTGGCTTGCGTTGCGTTTGCCCATGGCTGAGGGCTTTTGGCATTCCCCACAAATGCTGGCTTTTGCCGCCTTCGCCCTGGCTTTTGCCATCAAGGTGCCGGTATGGCCGCTGCACACCTGGCTTCCCGATGCCCATACGGAAGCGCCTACCGGTGGCTCCATTATCCTGGCCGGTGTGCTCCTCAAGCTCGGAACCTACGGTCTTCTGCGCTTCAACCGGGCCTTGTTCCCTGAGGCATGGGTAAAGGCCCAGGGTTTGTTTATCGCCCTCGCGGTGATTGCCATCGTTTACGGGGCTTTGGTGTCCTGGGCGCAAAAGGACATGAAGCGCCTGGTGGCTTTTTCCTCCGTGTCGCACATGGGCTTTATCATCCTCGGGTTGTTTGCCGGAGGCGTCACCGCAACCCAAGGGGCGCTGCTGCAGATGATCAACCACGGGCTTTCCACCGGCGCCCTGTTCTTGCTGGTGGGGGTAGTTTACGACCGGCGTCACACCCGCATGATTGAGGACTACGGCGGTTTGGCTGCGGTGATGCCGGTGTACACCGGGACCTTCCTTTTGGCCACCTTGGCCTCCATTGGCTTGCCCGGGCTTAACGGCTTCGTGGGCGAGTTTCTCATTCTCCTGGGCACCTACCAGACCCGCCCGCTGGCCGCGGCTTTGGGCGCCACCGGCGTGATCCTGGGCGCGGTGTACATGCTGAGCCTGGTGCAGCGGGTGTTCTGGAACGCGCTCACCCACGAGGAAAACCGCTCCCTTACCGATATGACCTGGCGGGAGCTGGCAAGCTTTGCGCCTTTGGCGGTGTTCATGGTATGGATTGGGGTTCACCCCACCACGTTCCTTTCCCTATCTGAAAAGGCCGTACAAAAGCTCATTGGAGGCTAGCCTTGATTTCCCTCTGGCTTGAAAGCATTGCTCCGGAAATCATTTTGGTGCTCCTCGGCGGCATCCTGGTGCTTTTGGATGCCTTTGTCCCGCGCCTGCGACCGGCGTTCTCGTGGGTGACGCTGGGCGGGGTTTTGCTGGCCCTGGTGACCCGCTGGTCCATCGGTATTCCAGGCGCGGTGTGGGAAGGGGTGCTGGCGGTGGATAGCCTGGGGCGCTTCGTGGACACCTACATCCTGGTGGCCTGCGGTTTGGCGTTGCTCATGGCCGACCCCTACCTTTCCCGCACCAATGCCCGTTACGGGGAGTACTTCGGGCTTTTGCTGTGGGCAGCGGTGGGGGCCATGACCATGGCCAAAGCCAACCACCTGCTGGTGGTTTTTGTGGGGCTGGAGCTCTTGTCCATTGCCCTTTACGTGCTCAACGCGTTCCACCGCCAAAACATCCTGTCCCTGGAAGCGGGGTGGAAGTATCTGGTGGTGGGGGCCTTTTCCTCGGCGGTCTTTCTCTTTGGTGCGGCGTTGCTTTACGGTGCCGCCGGAACGCTTTCCTTCCCGGCTCTGGCCCAGCAGGGCATCCCCAACAGCACCCTCGCCACCCTTGCCCTCGCTCTCCTAGCTTCAGCTTTGGCCTTCAAGCTTGCCCTCTTCCCCTTCCACGCCTGGGCACCCGACGTGTACCAGGGCTCGCCCACACCGGTAACCGCCTTCCTCTCGGTGGTGCCCAAGGGCGCCGCCCTGGTGGTGCTGGCGCGGGTGGTGGCTTACGTGAACCCGCAGCTGCTTACCCCCCGCTGGACCGCGGCTCTGGCAGCGCTGGCGGTGGGCTCCATGGTGTTGGGGAACCTGGCGGCCATTGCCCAGAGGGACATCAAGCGCATGCTTGCCTACTCGGGTATCGCCCACATGGGGTACGCGCTGGTGGGGTTGGTGGCTTTCGGTGCTGACGGCGTGGCTGGCGTGCTGGTTTACCTCGCGGCTTACACCTTCATGAACATTGCCGCCTTTGCCGCGGTTTCGGCTTTTTCCGAAAGCGAGGAGGAGCCGCACCTCATCAACGATCTTGCCGGACAGGGTTGGGAGCGGCCGGTGGTGTCCTTTGCCCTGAGCCTTGCCATGTTTGCCCTGGCCGGCATCCCTCCCACCGTGGGCTTTGTGGGTAAGTTCCTGGTGTTCCGCGCGGCCGTGAACGCCCAAATGGTGTGGCTTGCGGTGGTGGGGGTGCTGGCGAGCCTGGTGTCAGTTTTCTATTACGTACGTGTGGTGTACTATCTCTACATGAAGCCTTTACCGAAGCGCAAGCCGGCGTTCAGCGAGCCGTTTGCAGTGAAGGCGTTGTCGGTGGTTTGCGTGCTGGCGATTGTGCTGTTGGGGGTCTTCCCGCAAACGCTGGTGCAGCTTGCGCAGGAGGCAGCTGGGCTTTTGGGGAGGTGACACATGGCCTTCAAGCGCTACATCCCGGTGGAAAGCATTTCGGAGCTCACCATTAACCGGCTTTCCGTTTACCTCCGATGCCTCGACCAGCTGGAGCAGGAAGGGGTTCTTACGGTGTCCTCGCAGGAGCTGGCCGATCGTTTCCACCTCAACTCCGCGCAAATCCGCAAGGACCTGGCGTACTTCGGTGAGTTCGGGATCCGCGGCGTGGGCTACAACGTGGCGCAGCTCAAGGAACACCTGGTGAACATCCTGGGCCTCAACGAGGAGCGACACGCGCTTATTGTCGGCGCCGGCAACCTGGGGACCGCCCTGGCCCACTACTCAGGCTTCAACACCGGGGGTTTTCGCATTGTGGGCATCCTGGACAACGACCCCAAGCGAATTGGCGCGCAAATCCCTGGCGGTTTGGTGGTGGAGGATGTCAAGTTTTTGCCTGACATTGTGAAAGAACGGAATGTGCACATTGGAATCATTACAGTGCCCGCAGCGGCGGCGCAAAAGGTCTTCGATGCCCTCGTGGAAGCCGGGGTACAAGCGGTGCTGAACTTTGCCCCCACCCAGCTTAAGGGGCACCCTGAGGTCAAGCTCAAGAATGTGGATTTGAAGATTAACCTTGAGCTTCTCTCGTTCTTCCTGACGCAAGCGGGAAAGCTGGTGCCTCCCGCTTAGCGTCCGCTTTTGGGCTTTCCGCTCGCCGCCATGGCCTCGCGAATGCGCCGGGCCAGCCTATCCTGGCGGGCTTGAAGCTGGGCCATCTCCAGCCGGAAACGGGATAAAAGCTGCAGCTGCTCCTGCTCCCCACCTATTTGCCGGCGCTCCGTGGCTAGCTTGGCAAGCTCCCCGCGTAAAGCCTTCAGTTGTGCTTCAAGAAACTGGCTGGCAGCGGGGTCTTTGGTGTTTTCCTTAAGCTTTTCCAGCTCCTCCAGGTTTCGCTGGAGCTCCTGCTCCAGCCGCAAGCTTTCCTCCTCGCGCCCCTTCAGGGTCACCAGCCGCGACACCGCCTCCTGGATCCGCGCAAACTTCTGGGGGTCGGCCCCCAAAGCGCGGGCCGCCTCCCGCTCCACCACCGTGAGCTCGGCCAGCTCCCGTACCGGATCGCCCCCCGACGTTTGCAGGCGGTCCAGCGCTTCCTCCAGACGGGAAAGGGCCTTGCGCTTCACCGCCAGGTAAAGCTCCATATCCTCAGGGGTCAGCACCCAGCCCTCGGCAACCTCCGCGGCTGTGGGGGTGGGGGCGGGCGTCGCTTTTCCCGGAAGACCGGGTTTACACGCGGCCAGAAGCAGCGAAAGCAAAGCCACCCAAAGCACGCTCCAAGCGTAACACGAGCTCTGACGTCCCATTACGGGGCGGTCATGGCCCTGACCAGCCCCCAAAACGTTGCGTGCCCGCCTTGCCACCCCGGCTTCCCCTTGGAATGCAAAAGCGGTAGAGTAAGAGACCAGGATGGGCACTGTGACTAGGATTGGTAAGTACGAAATCGCCGAACAAATTGGCATGGGTGGTTTTGGCGTGGTGTACAAGGCTTGGGACCCCTATATCCAACGGTGGGTCGCGCTAAAGACCTGCAACGCCACGGACCCGGAAACCACCCAGCGGTTTTTCCGCGAGGCTCAGCTGGCAGGCAACCTCCAGCACCCCAACATCACCATGATTTACGACTTCGGGGTGGAAAACGACACCCCTTACTTCGTGCAGGAGTTCCTCTCCGGGGTGGATCTCGACGAGCTCATGGGCAAGCAGCCCCTCACCCTCCAGGCCACGCTGGCCATCCTGCTGCAGGTTTGTGCGGGCCTCGAGTACGCCCACTCCCGGGGGGTGGTGCACCGCGACATCAAGCCCGCCAACGTCCGCGTTTTGGAAGACGGCACGGTGAAGATTATGGACTTTGGCATTGCCAAGTCCCTGCAAAGCGAAAGCCGCCTCACCCAAACGGGAGTGGCCTTGGGCACCGCGGGTTACCTTTCCCCCGAGCAGCTTTCGGGCAAGCCTATTGACCACCGCAGCGACATCTTTGCGCTGGGGGTCATGGCCTACGAAATGGTCACGGGTGTGCGCCCCTTTGCCGGCCCCAACCTCTCCAACATCATTTACCAGATCCTCAACCAGGAGCCGGTACCGCCCCGACAGCGCAACAAGAACTGCCCGGAGCGCCTGGAGAAGGCCATCCTCAAGTGCCTGGCCAAGGATCCCGCCAAGCGCTTCGCCAACGTTCGGGACTTTGCCCGGGAACTCAAGCTGGTGTTTCAGGAGCTTCCCAGCGCAGGTCCCCGTGCCGAAACCACCACCGCCATCGTGCGCTCGGAACTGGCCCGCCTGGCCGGCCATAGCCCACTGGAGATCACCAGCGCCACGCAGCTTTCTGCCGCCCCGCTGGAGCACTATCCCACCGAACCGGTGCGCCCGGCCCAGCGCCGCATCCCCTGGGCTTATGCCGTGGTAGGAGCCGTCCTGGTGTTGGCGGGAGGGGGCTACTTTTTGCTGGTGGGGGGGAAAGACCAGTCATCGGTAGCGCAAGTGCCAGCCACACCGGCACCTAAGCCTTCCCCACCACCGGCCACCCCCACCCCGCTTCCCGCCCCCCAAACCGTCAACGTGGAGCTGGTGGTCACGCCTCCCGCCGAGGTGGAGGTGGACGGCAAGCCCCTGGGCCGCGTTGCCAGCACCACCCTGCCGCTCACCCCAGGCCCCCACCGCTTCCGGTTGCGCATTGCTGGCTTTTTGGACCGCAGCGAAGAGGTGGAAGTCAAGCCCGACCAGCCGCGGTTGGTTTTTGACCTGCCGCGTTTTGGCTTGCTTAACGTGGTTCCGGACATGGACGTCCCCATCCGCGGGGCGGAGGTTTTTCTCGACGGCAAGCCCCTGGGCAGCTTGCCGGTGAGCGGGAAAAAGGTGGCCGTGGGGGGACACCGGGTGGAGGTCACCTGGCCCGATGGTGGCAGGTTTGAAGCGGATGTGGTGGTGTCCGATACCGCGCCCACCGATTTGGTGGTCCGGCCAGGTGGGAGTTCCTAGGGAGAACACTTAGGCTTTTTCTGCGGCGCTTTGAATTTACCGGCCAGAACGGTAAACTCTAGGTCATGAAACGAGCGCTGCTGGTTTTTCCGGTTTGCGTCTTCCTTGCCGCCTCGCTTTTAGCCCAAACCACCCTGGACCGCGCCCACGAGGCCTTCCGGCAGGGACAGTGGCAAAAGGCCGCACAGCTTTTCACGCAAGCCGCAGAAGAAACCCAAGACGCTAGAAGCCGCGCGGAAATTCGCGTGAAGCTGGCCTGGACGTACTTCTTCGCCTTAAAAAACCGCAGCAAGGCCGAACAAACATTGCGTCAGGCGCTCAACGACGCCCCGGACTTGGAGATCATCCCCGACCTATACACCGACGACTTCGTGGCGCTCTTTGCCCGCGTCAAAAGCCAGCTGGCAAGCCCCGGTCCCGCCCCCACCCCCAGCCGGGCAGGGGTTGGTGCCGGCGGGCTACCGGCGTTGCGGGCCAAGCTTGCCAGCGCCGTGGATGCCTTTGCGCTGGAAGCGCTGCTGGCCGAAGCCAAAGCCATGGAACCCACCCAGCCCGCGGCCACCCTCCCCGATCTTTTGGAGCTGGAAGCCGACGTCCTCGACCGGTTGGGCCGCCCGCAGGAGGCCCTGCGGCTACGGGGCCGAGCCCAAGCCTTGCGCACCGTGGCGCAAGCCGCCCCCGGGACCGCAGTGGTGCCGCTGGAAATGATCCGCCAGGCGCGGCAGTTCTTGGTAGCCGGCCAGCCGCAAGATGCCATTGCGCTTTTGCAGGGGGTTTTGGATGCGCTTCCTTCCTGCATCCCCGCCTTTGAGGTGCTGGCGCAAGCCTACGTGGATGCAGGCCTTTTCGACGAAGCCTACAGCGCGCTGCAAACCGCCCTCATGGGCAACGAAAAGCCCGAGCTGCTCCTGGCCCTGGGAGAGCTGGAGCTGGCCCGCCAGCGCCCCACCGCCGCCCGGGATGCCTTCCGCCGAGCGGTGACCCTCGACCCCACTAACGACCGGGCTCTGGCTGCGGCCGGCCTTTTGGCCGCCACCCTGGAGGACTACGCTTCGGCCAAGGACTTTTTGGACCAGGCCCTGAAGGCCAACGGCACCCTGTACCAGGCGCGGGTGGCTCGAGCCCAGCTGGCGCTCATGGAGGGTCAGCCCCAGGAAGCCGTAAACCATCTGCTGCGCGCCCTCCAGGTGCGCCCCAAGGACCCCTGGGCCACCGGCTGGCTGGGGGTGGCGTACCTGGCGGTGGGCGATGTGGCCGCCGGGGAAGCCCGCCTTAAGGAAGCCACCAAGGCCGGAAGCCAGGAGTTTGCGCTTTTCCTGGCGGAAGCCCTGGTGAGGCAACGTCAAGGTCCAGAAGCCTTGAAGCTCATAAGCCCCGATCACCCCGACCCGCAAGCGCAGCTGCTGCGCGCCCGGGCTTTCCTGGCCTCAGGGAAAACCGAAGAGGCCAAGGAGCTGTTGCAGCGCCTGGTCAAGCTTTACCCCACCCACGGGGGAATTCGCTACCTTCTGGGCTACACCCAGTTCTTGCTGAGGGAATGGCAGCCGGCGCTGGAAACCCTAAAGGCAGCGCAGGATCTCAAAGGCGCTCCGTCCTTCGTGGAAGAAGCGGTGGTGCTGGCGGAAAAGGCCAGCAAAGCCCAACAGCTCATGGACGGCGCACTTACACCACCGCCCCCGCCTCCCCGCCGGTAAGGCGGAAAAGCAAGTCCTGCAGGATGCGGGCGGTGGCTCCCCAAATCCGATGGGGACCGTAGTGGAGAACCGGCGAGCGCAGGGTTTTGCCCTGCCAGGTGAACTCCTGCTCTTCCACCAGCAGCGGGTTGGCAATCACCGAAAAGGGCACCGGCACCACCGCCGCCACCTCCCGGGGATCGGGCTTGAGCTCGTGGGGGTACGGGATGGCCCCCACCACCGGCGAAATGACAAAGCCCGTCACCGTGAAGAGGTCGTCCAAATGGCCCAGGATCATCACCTGCTCCTCGGGAATGCCCAGCTCTTCCCGGGCTTCCCGCAGGGCGGTGGCCACCTCGTCGGGATCCTCCTCGTCTTTGGCTCCCCCGGGGAAGGCGTACTGCCCAGGGTGATGGAAGAGGTGATCGGCTCGCCGGGTGAGCAACACCCAGAGCTCGCCGCCGGCCACGTAAAGGGGCACCAAAACCGCCGCCGCCGTGGCCTCCGGCACCTGCAGGCGGCGCACCGGCTGAGCTTCCAGCTTGCGAGCCACTTCCTCAAACCACACGGCTCTCTCCACGCTTGCGGCGATCCTCTCTCTCCAGGGTAGCGGCCATGTCCTCCACCGCCGCCAAAAGCCGGGCGGCGGCCACCTCGGGGGCATGTCCCCCATCCTGCCAAGCCCGGTACGCCAGGCGCTTCTTTTCCGCCAGCACCTGGGGGTTGCGGGCCAGGTAGGCAAGCCAGCGGGCCAGCTCCACCGCCCCCTCACCGCCGGGACGGATGCGCAAGGCCACCTCCGGCGGAAACTCCAGAAACTGCTGATAGCCGCACACCACCACCGGCTTGCCGCAAGCCAAAAACCGCAAAACCGCCGCCGAAGTTTCCCCGGCGGTGGGAAAACGCGGCACCAGCCCCACATCGGCGGCAGCCAGGATGTCCCCCAGCTGCTTTCGGCTGGCGTAGCCAAAAAGCACCACCTGCGAAGCAAGCCCCAGCTGGCGAACCGTGGCGGCAAGCTCCTCCTGCTCCGCGCCCTCCCCCACCACCACCAAACGCACGGGCAAACCCAGTTCCTGCACGATGACCAGGGCCCGCAAGATCACCCCAAGCCCCTTGGCCGGGGTGAGAAAACCCAAGTGCACCGCCAGGATCTCCCCGTCTTTGAGGCCAAGCTTTTCTCGAAAAGCCCCACCTTCGCCCGGCAAAGCCGCCACCGCCAGCGGCACCTGGCGCACCGGCAAGCCCGGAAGCTCAGTTTTTACCGCTTTTTCGGCTGCTCGGTTGTGGACCAGCACGGCGTGGGCGTAGCGCAGGTAAGCCGGGCGGGCCGGAAACAAAAACGGGTCCAAAGGGCCGGTAAAGCCCCACCGGCGGGCCCATGCCAGCGCCTCACCGGCCTTTCCGGCCACCGCTGCAAGCTCTTCGGCAAACCGCTGCCAGTTGCCGGTGCTGGCTGCCTCCTCCACCAGCAGGTGATGCAGCACCGCATCGTGCAGCACCACTACACCGCCCAAGCGCCGAAGCCGAGCGGCTACCCACAGGTGGTAGGGGTTGTTGCCCAGGTGCAGCAACTCCAGGCCGCGAGGCGGAGCTTCCGCCGCCTGCCAGGAGACCTCTTCCCGCCAGCTCACCTCGGGGCGGCCGTCGGGCGGCTCGATGACCGTGACGCGGCAAAGCCTGGCCAGATGCGGCAAAAGCTCATCGGCGTAGTCCGCCACCCCCGAGCGGGTGGGCGGTAACGGCGAGCTCCAGGTTACCTCCAAGGCCCTCACGCCTTCTGGGTTTCCAGCACCTGCTGCTTAAGGTACGCTTCGATAAACCCGTCCAGGTCGCCGTCCAGCACGCTATCGGCGTCCCCCACCTCAAAGCCGGTGCGCAGGTCCTTCACCAGGCGGTAAGGCTGCAGCACGTAGGAGCGGATCTGGTTGCCCCAGGCAATGTCCTTCTTGGGGCCTTTGATCTTCTCCAGCTCCTGCTCCTTCTTTTGCCGCTCCAGCTCAAAGAGGCGGGCCTTCAAGATCTTCATGGCGGTGGCGAGGTTTTTAATTTGCGACCGCTCGTTTTGGCAGCTCACCACGATGCCCGTGGGAAGGTGGGTCACCCGCACCGCCGAATAGGTGGTGTTGACGCCTTGCCCGCCAGGACCGGAAGCGCAAAAGCGGTCAATGCGCAGGTCCTTTTCGTCAATGGTCACCTCCACCTCCTCGTCCACCTCGGGGTAAACGTGAACCGAGGCAAAGGAGGTGTGGCGGCGCCCCTGGGCGTCAAAGGGGGAAATGCGCACCAGGCGGTGAATGCCGTTTTCCGCTTTCAGGTAGCCGTAGGCATACTCCCCCTTCACCAGCACCGTGGCCGACTTAATGCCCGCCTCTTCGGCATCCTGCACATCGAGGATTTGCGCTTCAAAACCCCGCCGCTCGCACCACCGCAGGTACATGCGCAGGAGCATGTTGGCCCAGTCTGCCGACTCGGTACCGCCGGCACCGGGGTGAATTTCCAGGTAGGCGTTGTTGGCGTCGTATTCGCCGGTCATCGTGAGCTCTAAGGCCAAGCGGGAAAGCCGCGGCTCAATGCGGGCAATGGCTTTAGCCAGCTCCTCCTCTACCGCCGGATCCTCTTCCGCCAGCTCCTCCAGGACCTCCAGCTCCTCCAGCGCCTCGGCTAAAAAGCGGTCGCTCCCCAGCTTGGCCTCCAGGGAGCGCACGTTTTGCATGATCTCCCGCGCCTTTTCCCGGTCCTGCCAGAAGTCCGGTTGTTGGGTTTTTTGGCTTAGCTCTGCCAGTTGGCTGGCCAGCCGAGGGGCGTCAAAGGTACCCCCGCAGCTTTTGGATTTCCTCCTTCAGCTCCGAAACCTTCGCCAGTTTTTCTTCAAGCATAGGCACCTCAGGCGCGGGACATGCGCCTTCGCGAAGCAAAGGAAGCCCACGCCTGCGCCAGTATAACAAGACAAAATCCCGAAACCGGCAAAAGGTGCAGCCACGGGGCAAAACGGGCAGCAGGGGTAAGGCCCGCGCCGGGAACCACGCTCTCCCCAATGACCCCCCGCTGGCCCAGGGGGAGCTTCTGAAGCACCCGGCCGTAGGGGTCCACGATGGCGGAAATGCCGGTGTTGGCGGCCCTCACCAGAAAGCGGCGGTTTTCCGCGGCGCGCAAAATTGCCAGCACCAAATGCTGGTAAGGCGCCGCTGAATCGCCATACCAGCCGTCGTTGGTGACGGTCACCAGCATCCCGGCCCCTTTGCGCACCTGCTCGGCAACGTGAAGTGGAAACGCCACCTCGTAGCAAACCGCCCCTCCCAAAAACCCTTCCGGACCGGGAAGCACGTGGGCTTCCCTTCCCGGAGTAAAGCCTCCCACCTCCCGCACCAGGGGCCGGAGGAACGCAATGCGCCCCAAAAGCGGTACGTACTCGCCAAAGGGCACCAGGTGCACCTTGTCGTAGCGGGCTATTGTCCCTTCGGGAGCCACCACGTACATGGAGTTGTAGAAGCTTTCCCGCTCACCAAAGCCAACGGAGTTGAGCGTAAGCCAAACTCCGTGGTCCCTGGCAAAGGCCGCCAGCGAAGCTCGGTAGTCCTGGTCTCGCTCCACAAGGCGCGGGACCGCGCTTTCCGGCCAAACCACCCACTGCGCCCCTTCTTCCACCGCCTGTTTGGAAAGCCCCCACACCCAGCTTTCGATGGTCTGGAGGTTCTCGCCCTCCCACCGCACCTCCAACGGCACGTTGGGCTGCACCGCAAAGGCCCTCACCGGCTTACCGCTCGCTTGAAAACCCGGGGCAGCCAGCCCACAAGCCAGCAAGAGCCCCAAGCCCAAAAAAGCCCAGCGAAAACCCCGGCGGTCTTTGGCCAAAACGCCAAAGGCCGCGGCAAAGAGCACAAGCCGGAGGAGCAAACCGTAGGTGGTTGCCCCCAAAACCGCCACCGGAGCCAAAAGCGTGGGCCAGGGGACCAGAGAAGCCACCAGCGGGTTCCAGGGAAAGTTGAAGGGCGGCAAACCCTGGGCCATTTCCCCCGCCGCCAAACCCAACGCCAGCACCGCCCAACCCCAGCGCTCCCCCGCCCGCGCTGCCGCCCAGAAGGCCAGGCCCCAAAAAGCCCCCAGAATGGCACTCATGGCCGCCAACGCCACAAAGGCCAAAACCCCCGAAAGGTGCCCGTACCGGGTCATGACCTCGGTCACCCAGCTCACCGCCAAAACCCAATGGCAAAACCCGGCCCAGAAGCCGAAGAAAAAAGCCTTCTTTGGGGGAACTTGCTGGAGAACCGCCACCAAAGCTACCGCCGCCAGTGGCAACGCCCACAGCCAGTGCCAGCGGGGAAGGGCCAAGGCCGTCAAAACCCCGCCGGCAGTTGCCAAAAGCCAGAGCCGAAAGCGCCCGTCCTTCACGCTGCTTCGGTCCCCGGGTCAAACCGCGAAAAAAAGGCTTGAGCGGCTTCCCGCCCGGCCTGCACCGCTTCCTCCACCGCATGGTAATCGGCCCAGTGGAGGTGGTTGACCCTGGGGGCAATGACGAAGTCCGCCTCCGCCAGAAGGCGCTGGCGCAGGGCCTGCCAGCCCATGGCCGCGGCCCGCAGCATGGCCCGGGCCACCCCGTCCTTGCCGGGATAGCCCACCGGCAAGCCCTCGCTCACCTCCACCGCCAAAACCGGGGAGCCCAGGCTACGGGCCGCCCGTACCGGGATTTCCGCCACCGCCCCGCCGTCCTGCAGGAAGCGCCCCTCCACGGCAATGGGGTTGACCAAACCCGGCATGGCGGAACTGGCGGCCACCGCACGGACCAGCGAACCCCTCGAAAGCCAAACCTCCTCGCCGGTGAGGGTATCGGTGGCCACCGCCACAAACGGCACGGGAAGCGCTTCAATCGGCGTTTCGGGAAGGAAAAAGCGGACGTAATCCAGCATTTGCGCTTCGGAAAGCAAGGCCTTCCGCAGCAAAACATGAAGCACCTGAATCGCCAGCTTCGCTCTCTGCCAGAGGTGACCCTGCCCTAACTCGTGGAAATCCGGCATGCGGCGAGCCCGCCCCGAGCTCACAAAACCCCGCACCCGATCCACGGAGCCCGGTCCCAAGGTGAGCCACAGGGCGCCCAAAAGCGCCCCCGAGGAGGTGCCGGCCATCCCCACCACCTCGATGCCCCTTTCGGCCAACACCTGGAGCACCCCCAGGTGGGCCACACCGCGCATGCCACCGCCCCCCAGGGCCACCACGACTTTCTTCGGCACCCCGTCGTTGGTCACCGCACGCCCAGCTTGCCCGCCGGAGCGGTGGCGGGTTTGTTGAGAACGATGGCTTCCAGGACGCCCTCGGCCACCCTTCGGGCTTTGTCCGAGATGTGCTCCAGATCGTCGGTGACCCCGCGGGGATCAATGTCGCCGATCTTGTCCCCCACTTCCACCGGCACGCTATCCCGCAAAAGCCCGCGAATCACCCCGGAAATCCGCGCCACAATGGGGAAGTCGTCGTCCACCGGAACCCCGCGGTAAAGGTCCTCCCGCAGCACCAAAAGCGAAATGAAGCCGATCTTTTCCCCCTGCTGCACCCGGTCGCCAATTTGCCGGGAGGTGTGGAAGATCCCCCGGTACTGCGCCTTGATGACCCGCTCCTGGCTGTAACCCATGATTTCCGCCGGCGGCTCAGGGTCAAGCTCCTCGCC encodes the following:
- the lnt gene encoding apolipoprotein N-acyltransferase, translated to MKDGRFRLWLLATAGGVLTALALPRWHWLWALPLAAVALVAVLQQVPPKKAFFFGFWAGFCHWVLAVSWVTEVMTRYGHLSGVLAFVALAAMSAILGAFWGLAFWAAARAGERWGWAVLALGLAAGEMAQGLPPFNFPWNPLVASLVPWPTLLAPVAVLGATTYGLLLRLVLFAAAFGVLAKDRRGFRWAFLGLGLLLACGLAAPGFQASGKPVRAFAVQPNVPLEVRWEGENLQTIESWVWGLSKQAVEEGAQWVVWPESAVPRLVERDQDYRASLAAFARDHGVWLTLNSVGFGERESFYNSMYVVAPEGTIARYDKVHLVPFGEYVPLLGRIAFLRPLVREVGGFTPGREAHVLPGPEGFLGGAVCYEVAFPLHVAEQVRKGAGMLVTVTNDGWYGDSAAPYQHLVLAILRAAENRRFLVRAANTGISAIVDPYGRVLQKLPLGQRGVIGESVVPGAGLTPAARFAPWLHLLPVSGFCLVILAQAWASFASRRRMSRA
- a CDS encoding glycosyltransferase family 4 protein; translated protein: MRALEVTWSSPLPPTRSGVADYADELLPHLARLCRVTVIEPPDGRPEVSWREEVSWQAAEAPPRGLELLHLGNNPYHLWVAARLRRLGGVVVLHDAVLHHLLVEEAASTGNWQRFAEELAAVAGKAGEALAWARRWGFTGPLDPFLFPARPAYLRYAHAVLVHNRAAEKAVKTELPGLPVRQVPLAVAALPGEGGAFREKLGLKDGEILAVHLGFLTPAKGLGVILRALVIVQELGLPVRLVVVGEGAEQEELAATVRQLGLASQVVLFGYASRKQLGDILAAADVGLVPRFPTAGETSAAVLRFLACGKPVVVCGYQQFLEFPPEVALRIRPGGEGAVELARWLAYLARNPQVLAEKKRLAYRAWQDGGHAPEVAAARLLAAVEDMAATLEREDRRKRGESRVV
- a CDS encoding tetratricopeptide repeat protein — encoded protein: MKRALLVFPVCVFLAASLLAQTTLDRAHEAFRQGQWQKAAQLFTQAAEETQDARSRAEIRVKLAWTYFFALKNRSKAEQTLRQALNDAPDLEIIPDLYTDDFVALFARVKSQLASPGPAPTPSRAGVGAGGLPALRAKLASAVDAFALEALLAEAKAMEPTQPAATLPDLLELEADVLDRLGRPQEALRLRGRAQALRTVAQAAPGTAVVPLEMIRQARQFLVAGQPQDAIALLQGVLDALPSCIPAFEVLAQAYVDAGLFDEAYSALQTALMGNEKPELLLALGELELARQRPTAARDAFRRAVTLDPTNDRALAAAGLLAATLEDYASAKDFLDQALKANGTLYQARVARAQLALMEGQPQEAVNHLLRALQVRPKDPWATGWLGVAYLAVGDVAAGEARLKEATKAGSQEFALFLAEALVRQRQGPEALKLISPDHPDPQAQLLRARAFLASGKTEEAKELLQRLVKLYPTHGGIRYLLGYTQFLLREWQPALETLKAAQDLKGAPSFVEEAVVLAEKASKAQQLMDGALTPPPPPPRR
- the prfB gene encoding peptide chain release factor 2 (programmed frameshift), which translates into the protein MLEEKLAKVSELKEEIQKLRGYFDAPRLASQLAELSQKTQQPDFWQDREKAREIMQNVRSLEAKLGSDRFLAEALEELEVLEELAEEDPAVEEELAKAIARIEPRLSRLALELTMTGEYDANNAYLEIHPGAGGTESADWANMLLRMYLRWCERRGFEAQILDVQDAEEAGIKSATVLVKGEYAYGYLKAENGIHRLVRISPFDAQGRRHTSFASVHVYPEVDEEVEVTIDEKDLRIDRFCASGPGGQGVNTTYSAVRVTHLPTGIVVSCQNERSQIKNLATAMKILKARLFELERQKKEQELEKIKGPKKDIAWGNQIRSYVLQPYRLVKDLRTGFEVGDADSVLDGDLDGFIEAYLKQQVLETQKA
- a CDS encoding NUDIX hydrolase; this encodes MWFEEVARKLEAQPVRRLQVPEATAAAVLVPLYVAGGELWVLLTRRADHLFHHPGQYAFPGGAKDEEDPDEVATALREAREELGIPEEQVMILGHLDDLFTVTGFVISPVVGAIPYPHELKPDPREVAAVVPVPFSVIANPLLVEEQEFTWQGKTLRSPVLHYGPHRIWGATARILQDLLFRLTGGEAGAVV